TTCCGCTTCCTGTCCGTCGATTCGTCGCCGCACTTACGACTGGGCGTCCACCGGCGTCGCGACGCGGACGTGGCGGGCCACCTCCTGTGGGAGCGAGACCTGGGTTTCGGTATCCGCTGACTCGAGCGGCCGCGCGGTCACCATCCCGAAGGGGGCGACCTCGACGATCTCGAGTTCGACCCCGGGTTCGACGCCGTGTTCGGCCAGATACGAGAGAATCTCAGGGTCGTGATCGGCGACTTCCCGGACGACGACGCGGTCGCCCGCCTCGAACGCCGAGATGGCGTCGCCGGTCGGCGTCTCCGGTGCCTCGAGCTCGGCGCTCGGAATGGGGGCACCGTGAGGGTCGACGTCGGGATCGTCCAGTGCAGCGGCGACCCTGGCCTCGAAATCCTCGCTGATGTGGTGCTCGAGGCGGTCGGCCTCCGCGTGGACCTCCGACCAGTCGTAGTCGAGGTGTTCGGTCAGGTAGGCCTCGAGCAGGCGGTGGTGGCGGATCACCTCGAGGGCGACGGTCTCGCCTTCCGGGGTGAGGACCACCCCGCGGTACTTCTCGCGGTCGACGAGGCCGCGCTCCTCGAGCTTCGAGAGCATGCTGGTGACGGTTGGCGAAGTGACATCGAGCGCCTCGGCAATGGCGGAGGTCTTGACCCGCTCGTCGCGTCCCTCCTGGAGCTGGTAGATTGCCTTGAGGTAGTCTTCCATGACGTCACTCAGCATCATCGTCCGAATTTAGGCGCGTCTATTCCTAAAGGTTCCGACGATCGAATTCGATCGCGACCGGCCCCGCTTCGCCGACCTCGCGGAATTGGGTACCCGAATCCGAAATCGGATCACTCTAAACGTCAGATGGAGAACCTCGCGGTATGGATCGAGCTGTCCACGTAATTGGTGCACCGATGGACTACGGGGCTGATCGACGCGGCGTCGACATGGGAACCTCCGCGATCAGGTACGCGGGCCTCGCCGACCAACTCGCGAACGCCGGCGTCGAGTGCCTCGACCAGGGCGACCTCCCGATGCCCCGTGCCGAGGAACGCGACCCCGACGCGAACCAGCCGGTCGAGGGCAATGCCAAGTTCCTCCGCGAGGTCGAGGACGTGACCACGCGCGTCGCCAGTTCCGTCGCGGCGACCCTGGAGACCGGCGCGTTCCCGCTGGTCCTCGGCGGCGACCACTCCATCGCCATCGGATCGATGGGCGGCGCCGCCAGGGACGCCGACCTCGGCGTCGTCTGGTTCGACGCCCACGCCGACCTCAATACGCCCGCGACGTCCCCGAGCGGGAACGTCCACGGAATGCCCCTCGCGGCGACGCTCGGTCACGGCATGTTCGACGGACTCGAGTGGGCTCACGCCCCGCGGGTCCGCGAGGAATCGGTCGCCTACGTCGGTCTCCGGAGCATCGACGAGCGCGAGCGCGAACTCGTTCGCGAAAGCGAGTTGACCGCGTTCACCATGGCCGACATTGACGATCGGGGCATTGCAGCGGCCGTCGAGGACGCCCTGGACGTGGCGACGGCGGGCACCGACGGCGTCCACGTCAGCCTCGACCTGGACTGGCTCGATCCCAACGTAGCCCCCGGCGTCGGGACCCCCGTTCGCGGCGGCGTCACCTACCGGGAGGCCCACTCGGCGCTCGAGACCGTCTACGAGCGCGACCAGGACGAGGGAATCCTCCGGTCGATGGACGTCGTCGAGGTCAACCCGATCCTGGACGAGCAAAACGAGACGGCCGAACTGGCCGCCGAACTGGCGGCGAGCGTCTTTGGGAAGCGGATTCTGTAACTATATCGAATACTTGAGTATTTCCGACGGGTTCTGCTGCATGGGAACGGTGCGCACGCCTATCCGGGTTTCAACACCTTTGTATCGGTGTGCTACGGAGGTTGGCGTATATGACCGAGAACGTCGTCGTGCTCGGCTCCGGCTACGCCGGCGCCGGTGCGATCAAGTCGCTCCAATCGGAACTCGACGAGACCGCTCGACTGACCTGGATCTCCGACACCGACTACCACCTCGTGTTGCACGAGTCCCATCGCGTGGTTCGAGATCCCTCGGTTCGCTCGGACATCACCATCCCGGTCGCCGACATCGCCGACCCCAAGACCCGGTTCATCACCGACACCGTCACCGGCCTCGACACCGAGGAACGCATCGTCGAACTCGAGGACGGAAAGGACGTCGAGTACGACTACGTGCTGGTCGCACTGGGTAGCAGCACCGCCTACTACGGCATTCCCGGCCTCGCGGAGCACTCGCTGACGCTCAAGAGCCTCGACGACGCCCTCGAGATCAACGAGCGGATCACCGAGGCGAGTCGCGACGCGACCCGCGGGGAACCGGCCCAGGTCGTCATTGGCGGCGCCGGTCTCTCGGGCATCCAGACCGCCGGTGAGATCGCGGCATTCCGCGACGAGAACCGCGCGCCCCTCGATATCCACCTGGTCGAGGCCCTCGACGAAATCTTCCCCGGGAACGATCCCGAGATCCAGCAGGCCCTGCGCGACCTGCTCGAGGAAGCCGGCGTCACGATCCACACCGACGACCCGATCACCGAGGCCGAAGACGGCGTCATCCACTTCGACGAGGGCGACCCCCTCGAGTACGACGTGTTCGTCTGGACTGGCGGCATCACGGGGCGCCAAGCCCTCGACGGGACCGACCTCGAGAACCAGCACAACCGCGTCAACGCGAAGGCGAATTTCCGGACCTCCGACGAGCGCGTGTTCGCCATCGGCGACTCGGCAATCGTCGACCAGGGCAGCCAGCCCGCCCCACCGACCGCGCAGGCCGCCTGGCAAGCCGCGGAGGTCGTCGGCGAGAACATCGCCCGCGCAATCGACAACCGCCCGCTCGAGACCTGGGAGTACGACGACAAGGGGACGGTCGTTTCCGTCGGCGACGAGGCCGTCGCCCACGGCGTCAAGAGACTCCCCGTCGACACCTTCGGTGGCTTCCCCGCGAAGAACCTCAAGAAGCTCATCGCCGCCCGCTGGATCGCCGATCTGACCTCCTGGAACCGGGCCCGCAAGGCCTGGTCCGTGCTCTGATCGAGGCCTGAGTGTCCCGTGGACCCGATCGTTTTCGACGTCTTGTCTTCGCTCGAGGGCGCCCTCAGTAGCCTTGCCGATGGATCGGTTCCGGTTTCGGATGCCGTTCCTGACCCGGTCCTGGTTCCAGGACTGGCCCAGGCGCAACTCGCCAGCGTCGAGGGGTGGGCTCGAAACCTCCTCGACGCCGCCAGTGGCCCCTGGCAGTACGCCCTCGTCTTCGCGCTCGCGGCGACTCCCCTGCTCGAGATCCTGGTGGTGATCCCGCTCGGTGTCGCCCTCGATCTCGATCCGGTCGGAGTCGCCATCGTGGCGTTTGCCGGCAACGTCCTCCCGATCTACGGCATCGTTCTGGCGGCCGACCGGGTCATGGCGTGGCTCGAGGGCCGTCGCTCGAGTGAACCCTCTAAGCGCCGAAAACGGGCGGTCCGCATCTGGAACCGCTACGGTCTGCCAGGGCTGGCGCTTCTCTCGCCCGTCACGACCGGGGTCCACCTGGCGGCCGTCCTCGCGCTTTCGCTAGGCGCTCGTGGCCGGGACACGCTCGCGTGGATGACCGCCAGCATCGCCCTCTGGACGGTCCTCATCACGATCGCCAGTGTCGTCGGACGGTCCGCGATCGAGGGCGCCTTCTAGTCGCTTCTACGGACTCACTCGGTCTGGCCCGTCGTCACCGACGACGAGAACCGGCTTCGAGGACAGGCGAACCAGCGCGTCGACCGTACTCCCCAGCAGGGCTTCGCGAAACGCCGATCGACCTTGCGCACCCACGACGATCATCGAACAGCCCTGCTCGTCGGCGTAGTCGAGAACCTCCTCGTGGGGCGTCCCTCGTTTCCGAGCGGTCGTGACGTGGACGCCGGACTCGCCCGCCGCCGCCTCGACTCGCTCCAGGGCGTCGTCAGCACGGGATCGCTGTCGCTCGCGAACCTCCTCGGGGTCGACGATTCCCGAATCGTAGGCCGTTCGGTCCTCGAGCACCGAGATGGCGAACAGCGGGACCGCGAGCGTCTCGGCGAGGAAGACGGCGTGATCGACCGCTCGCTCGGCCGTGTCGCTGCCGTCGGTGGCGACGAGAATCGACTCGTACATACCTGGCCTTGGTCGCCGATCGGAAAGAAGATTCACCTCCTGGATCGAGCCCTGGATTTTTCTCGTATCCGGACGAGGGCCTCGTATGAACGTCAGACAGGTTATTCCCCGAGACGCGATCCCCAGCATCGACGATCCCCGGTTCGGCCCGGACCACCGGGGACCGGCTTCCGACGAAGCCGTCGTCCTCGAAACCGAGGACGGCTCCGCGCGGGCGTACCCGCTCCGGATTCTCGACTACCACGAGGTGGTCAACGACGAGGTTTCGGGCGCCCCGGTGGCCGTCACCTGGTGTCCGCTCTGTGCCAGTGCCGTCGTCTACGACGCCGTCGTCGACGGTCGTCGCCTTACGTTCGGCGTGAGCGGAAAGCTCGCCGACGACGACCTGGTCCTCTACGATCGAGAAACTGACTCCGAGTGGAAACAATCCTCGGGCGTCTGCATCGACGGCTCTCTCGAGGAGGCACGACTGTCTCCGCGGGCGTCCTCACTGACGACGGTCGAGCGTTTTTCCGAGCGCTACCCCGACGGCCGAGTCCTCCAGCCCGTCCCCGACGCCGAAAGCGAAGCCGCGAGCGAGAACGACGATCCGGCGCCGGTCGACTACGACGAACGACCGTACGCGGGGTACTTCGCGAGCGACGAAGTCGGCCTCGCTGGCCTTCGTGGCGACGGTGACGGCGACAGTGACGGCGGCCGGACCTGGAACCGAACTGACCTCGAGCCCAAAGCGGTCGTCCTCGGCATCGAGCGCGCCGGCGACGCGCTCGGAATCCCCGTCCCGTGGGTTCGCGAGGCGGGTGGCGTCCTGACGGCGTCGGTCGGCGAGAGCGAGGTCGTCGTCCTGGCTGGCGAGGCCGGCATCCACGCGTTCGAGGCGCCCGATTTCGCCCTCGAGTTCGGGCGAGCGGTAGACGTGGATGTGGACGTAGACGTAGACGCAACCGGCAGCTCGCCGCTCGTCGGCGACGGCACGACCTGGGACCCCGTCACCGGCGAGAGTGAGGACGGGCGCCGCCTCGAAGCCGTCCCTGCGAAGCGATTGTTCGCGTTCGCCTGGTGTGACGATCACGGGCAGGAATCGCTCGTCGATCGGTGAGTCGGCAGCGAGTGCACCCCTGGCGCCGGTGCCGGTGAACGCGCCGCTCGGTGACGAACGTCGCGTTACCTCACGCTCGAGGGTCCAGATCCGGTCCTGGATAGGTGCCTCCCTCGACGGCCTCGTACAGGCTCTCGGCGTCGAACACCGTCGCGAACGCGTCAGGCGACCGCACGCTCACGGCGACCCGCGGCTGTAAGGTCATGCCCGCTTTCGCCGACCCCAGGCGCTCGTCGAACGAGAGGAGGTGTGCGGCGTTCCCCCGGTAGGCCGAGGCGAGTGCCGGGTGATCCTCGGACGGGTGCTCGACGCGGACGCGCTCACGCTCGAGTCGGTCACGGTGGGCTCGCGCGAGGTCGGCGTCGGCCAGCGCGGTCACGAGCGATTCGGTCGCTGCGAGAAGTTCGTCGCTCGCGACCAGGTCGATCCAGGAGTGGCGACGTACGTGGTCGAGGGCGTCCCTGGCTGCCCCGCCGACGAGGAGGTCCGCCGCGAGTACGTCCGCGTCGGCGACGACGCGCGCCGGGTTCGGCTGGTCAGGCATCTTCGTCCTCCGGGGTCGATTCGGGCGCAGGTTTCGGTTCCGATTTCGACGCTGGTTCCGGCTTCGATCCTGAACCTGGATTGGGGTCGTCGTCGGCCGACTCGCGCCGTCTCGCTAGCTCGTTTTGAATCGTCTCGAGATCACCCGTGAACGACTCGCCCCGGTCGAACAGCGTTTGCCAGCGTTCGGTCATCACTCGAGGTTGGGGTTCGATCCTCAAAAGTACTCGAGCGGCGGCCGGTCAGTCGATGGTCGCGTTTGTTCGAGAGTGGCGTCGAGTTCGCGGTGGGAGGCAAGTCGAGCCCGTGGTGGGAGGCAAGTCGAGCCCGTGGTGGGAGGCAAGTCGAGTCAGGCAGCGATTTCGTCCAGGTAGCAACCAAATTATATAGGGGGTAGAATATTGATTCACCTATGTGTGATTTTCCGTGAGAAAAATGCGCCGGTCCCCTAACGCGAAACGGAGTGCCTCCGCCGTCGAAGTTACGTTTTCTGTATCTGACGATTCGTATCCGTTCGTCGCGGCATCGACCATCGATGGCTGTGAAATCGAGTTAGCGAAACTGCTTCCGCGGGACGACGGCCGGTTCGCGGAGTACTTCACCGTCACGGGGGCCGAGACGAGTCGAATCCGCGACCTCGCGGCGAACCACGCCTCGATGAGCGTTTCGCTTCTCGAATCGTACGACCGCGGTGGGTTGTTCGAATTTCTGGTGTCCGTCGACTGTCCCGCCGTGACCCTGGCGACGTGCGGAGCGCTCCCCAGAGAGGTTCGTGGCGTCGACGGCGAAGGACGGATCGTCGCCGAAATACCGTCGCCGTACGACGCTGGTAACGTCATCGAGACGTTTCTCGAGGAGACCGCCGGCGCCTCGCTCGTCTCCAAGCGCGAAACGGGATCCATTACGCCGCTCTTTACGGAATCGTCGTTCGAGCAGGTCCTGGAGGCCCAGCTCACCGACCGTCAGCACGAGGTGCTCGAGGTCGCCTACGACGCGGGCTACTACGACTGGCCGCGAACGTGTACCGGCGAGGAGGTAGCCGAGCGCCTCGACATTACCTCCGCAACGTTCTCAGAGCACATCCACACCGCCGAGCGAAAGCTGCTCACGATGCTTTTCAGCGGGTCGTGAGGCTGGGGACGTGACCGAACACGACGGAACGTGACTGAACGCGACAGACCACGACGTCAATCGCTCTCAGAAACTGTGACGGTCGTCCGGCCGCTGGTAGCGATGGTCACGTCACACCCGTGAAACCGGAACTCGATGACGCCCGTTCGCAGTGATACTCCGTGGCCGGTCGGTGCGAACAGTTGATCGAGCGCCTCGGGGTCGACGACCTCGTAGAGCGGGGGGATGGATTCCGGTGTCGACCCGGTGGCGGCGGCGACCGCCTCGACCACCTCTTCCGAGGGTGATTCCTCGCTCGCCCAGTCGTGGAAGACGGTGTACGTGTCGGTCTCCGGATCGTACCCAATCCTGTCGTCGGGTGAGTGGTTTGAGGACATTGGAGGACAGAAGTGATTATCGACTATCAGGCACGATGAGGGGCGACGTCTTAGTTTCGGCCCCTACATCTCGAGGGCCCCGAACGGATCCGAAACGAGCCACCGGATCCGGTTTTCTCTCACTCATCGTCGTCGCCGTCGCCGCCGCCACCGCCGTCGGCCGCGGCCGGAAGGGCAAACGAGAATGTCGCACCCTCGCCCGGTTCGGAGTCGACCCAGATTGTGCCTCCGTGACGCTCCAGGACGCGCTGGCAGATCGCCAGGCCGATCCCGGTGCCGGTGTCTTCCTCGCGTGAGTGAGCGCGGTTGAAGACGTCGAAGATTTGGTCCGTCTCCTGGGGATCGATGCCAATGCCCTCGTCTCGCACCGAGATGACCCAGTCCGATTCGTCGCACTCGGCCGAGATGTGCACGCGCGGTGGGGCGTCGCCGGCGTAGGTGAGCGCGTTGGCAATCAGGTTCTGAAAGACCTGTCTGAGTTGACTACCATCGGCCCGGACCCGCGGCATCGGATCGGCGGTGATCACCGCGTCGGTCTCCGCGACTCGCACCTCGAGGTTGGCGAGCGCCTCCTCGAGAGCCTCGCCGGCGTCGACCGGTTCGAGCGGGGCTCCCTGGGTGTCGATCCGCGAGTACTGGAGCAAGCCGTCGATCATCTCGCGCATTCGTTCGGCACCATCGACGGCGAATTCCAGGAATTCCTCGCCGTCCTCGTCGAGGTCGTCACCGTATCGGCGCTCGATCAGTTGCAGGTAACTCGAGACCATTCGCAGGGGCTCCTGGAGGTCGTGGCTGGCGGCGTAGGCGAACTGCTCGAGGCGTTCGTTCGAGTCCTCGAGGCGGTCGATCGTTCTCTCGAGTTCCGTCCGGTACTCGGTGCGCTCGATCGTTTCCGCGAGAATGTTGGCGACGCTCTGGACGAAGTTCACGTCCTCGTCGGTGAACGATCGGTGGTCGGTGTCGTGGACGCCGAGGATGCCCCACGGATCGTCGGCAGAGCCGATGATGGTGCTGATGCCACTGGAGACGTCGTGTTCGGTCAGCAGGTCGGGCCCCCGGAATCGGGTCTCTGACTCGAGGTCGTCGACCACGACGGGTTCCTCCGAGACGAGCGTGTACCCGGCCTGGGAGTTGTCGGTCGCGGAGACTGCTGCCGTGCCGACGATTCCCGCCTGCCAGCCGACACCCTGTCGGAGTCGCAACTCGTCGGCGACGGAATCGAGATCCAGGACCTTGCTGTAGTCGGCCTCGAGCGCGTCGGCGACCTGCCGTGTCGCCTCGTGCATGAGGTCGTCGATGTCGTTCGTCTCGATGGCGAACTGCCCCAGGTCGGCGATGACCGCCTGCTGGACGGCGCGGCGTTGCAGTCGATTTCGCGATCGGACGCGTTCGGTGATGTCCGCGAGGTAGACCGACTGGCCGGTCTCGGAGGGATAGACCGTTACCTGGAGCCAGGCGTCGGCTGGCTCGTAGTACGCTTCGCACTCGACCGTGGTCCTGGTTCGCTTCGCCTCGCGGGCCGCGTCGGAACACGCGGTTGCCTCGAGCTCGGGGAGGGCGTCCCAGATCGGCGTGCCGAGCAGTTCCGGCCCCGAGACGTCAACCAGGTCTGCGAACGCCTCGTTGGCGTAGATGACGTGCCAGTCGGTGTCGACCGCGTAGAAGGCGTCGTCGATCCGCTCGAACAGGTCGTCGAGTTCGGTTCGTAAGTCGTCGCGCTGTCGCTCGATGCGTTCGGCCTGTACCTTCAGCTGCGTGATGTCCGTTACCGCGGCGACGACGTGGCGAACGGTACCGTCGTCTCGCGTGACGGGCGCGGCGTTGATCGAGAGCCACCGGGGCTGGCCCTCGGCGTCTTCGATCCAGATCTCCGTGCCCGTCACCGCCTCGCCGGTTTCGAGCGCCCGGCTGATCGGCCGGTCCTCGAGTGGGATGTACTCGCCGGTCGCATCGTACATGTCCCGCTGACCGGCGCTGTAGGCTTCCATCGTATCCACCGATCGGTCGAAGATCTCCGCCAGCCGGTCGTTCGCCCGCATGGTCGTCCCGTCTGGATTCGCGACCATGATCCCGACCGGACTCGTCTCCAGGACCCGGTTTATCAGATCGCGCTCGTGTTGGAGTTGCTGTTCGTGCTCGCGCCGATCGGTCATGTCGCGAGTGACTTTGAGGAACCCCCGGTGGGTACCGTCGCCGTCGAAGATCGCCGTGATGGTGACGTTGGCCCAGAACGTCGTGCCGTCGCACCTGACGCGCCATCCCTCGTCCTCGACCGACCCCCGCTTGAGGGCAGTAGCGAGGTTTCGTTCGGGGACGCGCTCGGCTCTGTCGTCGGCCGTGTAGAACCTCGAGAAGTGCTCGCCGACGATCTCCTCGCGGTCGTAGCCCTTGATCTTCGAGGCACCCTCGTTCCAGGAGACGACGCGGCCCTCGGGATCGAGTCGGAAGATAGCGTACTCCTCAACGGCGTCGACCAGTGAGGCAAACTCGGCCTCGCTCTCGAGGAGGGCGCCCTCCGAGCGCTTCTGTTCGGTGATGTCGGAGTAGAGTTCGACCCGACCGCCGGCGTACTGGCCCGTCTCGATCGGCTTGCTCCAGTGTTCGAGCCAGCGACCGGTCCGCTCTTCGTCTTCGGTGACGCGACACTCGAAGCGCTCGACGGTGTCGTTGTCCTCGTAGCTCGCGAGGACGCGTTCTGCGAACGTCTCGGAGTCGGCGACCCGCTGGCTGACGTCGCCGACGATGTTCCGTTTGTCGTGACCGACGAGTTCCGCTCGCGAGAGTCCGAAGTACTCCTCGATCGTTTCGTCGGCCCACGCGACGGTGAACTCGTCGTCCAGGACGATGACGCCGATCTCGGCGTCGTCCAGGACGCTCGTGATCGACCGGTAGGTCTCTCGGGCGGATTCGGCGCGTTCGCGGTGGCGTTCGCGTTCGGAGACGTCCCGCGCGACGCCGATCGTTCCGGCGAACGCGCCGTCTTCGATTAGCACCGTCATTCGGACGTCGCAGGGAACCGCGCCGCCGCCGGCAGTCCGGATCGAAAATTCCATCGTCGACGCGTCGTCGGTTCCCTCGTCGAGTTGTCTCCTGATTTCTCGTTTCCCCCGAGCGACGTCCTCGGCCTCGAGGAGCACCGAGATGTGCTCACCGACGAGTTCCTCACGGGCGAATCCCGTGGTCTCGACGATCGCTTCGTTGACGGCCTCGAAGCGGCCGTCGGCGTCGAGCTGGTAGAGCCCGTCGTCGACCGTGTCGACGAGCGTCCGGTATCGGTCCCGTGCCACGTCGTCGGCTACTCCCTCCCAGAAGGTCGTTCGTGTGCCTATCGACCGGTCGCTCATACGTCGTAATGAACGCTCGATGGGATAAAATCTCTGGCATGCTCCCCCATGAAGGCAGCCTGTGGCGAACGAAATTCGAGCGTCGAGAGCGGGCGCGACGAACGACCGTCAGGCATCGAGAGCATCCTGGAGCACCGCTGTGATCTCGTCCGCGACGTCCTCGTTTACCGGCTCGAGCGGTCGGCGTGGGGGCCCGACTTCGAGGCCGCGGTAGGCGAGGACTGCCTTGATGCCGGGAACGCCGTAGCGAGCCGTAAGTGTCCGGTTGAGTTCCACGATGTCGGCGTTCAGGTCGCGCGCGGCGTCGTCGTCGTTCCGATGGGTCTCGAAGATCTCGCTCGCCAGATCGGGAACGGCGTTCGCGACCGCCAGCACCCCGCCGTCGGCGCCGGCGTCGAGCGCGTGGGCGTAGACGCTCCCGTGGCCGACGAGGACCGAGAAGTCGGCGTCGGCGGTGAACCGGACGAGGCGCTGGATCGACTCGAGGCTCCCGCTCGAGTCCTTGATTCCGGCGATATTCTCGTGGGTCGCGAGCGACTCGACGAGCCGCGGCGAGAGCGGATAGTCGGTGAATTTCGGAACGCTGTAGAGGTAGATGGGAATCGGCGATTCCTCGGCCAGGTCGCGGTAGTAGCGCCCGAGCGCGGCGTCGTCGCTGCCGTAGTACGACGGCGTCACGACGAGAGCAGCGTCGGCACCCGCCGTGGCTGCGTCCTCGGTCGCCTCGAGCGTCGGTTCGTATCCCTCGTGGCCGGTGCCCGCCAGGACGGGTTTCTCGGTCGCGCCGGCCACCGTTTCGACGACCTGCGTTCGTTCGTCGGCGGTCAACAGCGGCGCCTCACCCGTCGACCCACAGGGGACGAAGAAGTCGATGCCCGCGCTCGCGAACCAGTCCACGAGGGCCTCGAGGCGCTCGTGATCGACGCGTCCGTCGTCGGCGATCGGCGTTACCAGCGGCACGCCAGTTCCGTGCATGGCGGTCGTTCGGTGGTGGCGGCTAATAGCTGTGGCCGTTCGAACGCCGACGACCATGCCGCAGTCGTCCACCTCGTCGAGCCTCGAGCGTGTCTCTGCGGTGTCGTTGGGACTCGAGTGCGTATTTTTCCTTACTATTGAAATCATACCGAATAGATATAGGTAATATAGTAATCGATGGATCGAGAACCACTCGAACGAGCGATCAGCAGGCCTAAGCGCCCGCCTCGAGAACGCCCGACCGTGACCGACCCCTCGCGCGAACCCGCGCTCGGCAAGATCGACCGGACGGTGTTCGAGCGACAGATCGCGCCCCGGCTCGGCGCCGACCGCGACGACGTCGTGCTCGGACCCACCCACGGCGTCGACTTCGGCGTGCTCGACGTCGGTGGTCGAGCCGTCGTGGTAGCGACCGATCCGGTGTCGATTCTTCCGGATCTGGGCCTCGAGCGCGCCGCCAGGTTCGCCCTGGACATCGTGCTCACGGACGTTGCGGTCAGCGGAATCTCGCCGTCGCACCTCTCGATATCGTTCACCTTGCCCCCCGAAATGACCGACGAGCAGTTCGCGACCGTCTGGGAGGCGATCCACGAGGAGTGCGTCGACCTCGGAATCGCAA
This region of Natronosalvus halobius genomic DNA includes:
- a CDS encoding metal-dependent transcriptional regulator, which codes for MMLSDVMEDYLKAIYQLQEGRDERVKTSAIAEALDVTSPTVTSMLSKLEERGLVDREKYRGVVLTPEGETVALEVIRHHRLLEAYLTEHLDYDWSEVHAEADRLEHHISEDFEARVAAALDDPDVDPHGAPIPSAELEAPETPTGDAISAFEAGDRVVVREVADHDPEILSYLAEHGVEPGVELEIVEVAPFGMVTARPLESADTETQVSLPQEVARHVRVATPVDAQS
- a CDS encoding universal stress protein; this translates as MYESILVATDGSDTAERAVDHAVFLAETLAVPLFAISVLEDRTAYDSGIVDPEEVRERQRSRADDALERVEAAAGESGVHVTTARKRGTPHEEVLDYADEQGCSMIVVGAQGRSAFREALLGSTVDALVRLSSKPVLVVGDDGPDRVSP
- a CDS encoding bacterio-opsin activator domain-containing protein, whose protein sequence is MRRSPNAKRSASAVEVTFSVSDDSYPFVAASTIDGCEIELAKLLPRDDGRFAEYFTVTGAETSRIRDLAANHASMSVSLLESYDRGGLFEFLVSVDCPAVTLATCGALPREVRGVDGEGRIVAEIPSPYDAGNVIETFLEETAGASLVSKRETGSITPLFTESSFEQVLEAQLTDRQHEVLEVAYDAGYYDWPRTCTGEEVAERLDITSATFSEHIHTAERKLLTMLFSGS
- the rocF gene encoding arginase encodes the protein MDRAVHVIGAPMDYGADRRGVDMGTSAIRYAGLADQLANAGVECLDQGDLPMPRAEERDPDANQPVEGNAKFLREVEDVTTRVASSVAATLETGAFPLVLGGDHSIAIGSMGGAARDADLGVVWFDAHADLNTPATSPSGNVHGMPLAATLGHGMFDGLEWAHAPRVREESVAYVGLRSIDERERELVRESELTAFTMADIDDRGIAAAVEDALDVATAGTDGVHVSLDLDWLDPNVAPGVGTPVRGGVTYREAHSALETVYERDQDEGILRSMDVVEVNPILDEQNETAELAAELAASVFGKRIL
- a CDS encoding PAS domain-containing sensor histidine kinase, with the protein product MSDRSIGTRTTFWEGVADDVARDRYRTLVDTVDDGLYQLDADGRFEAVNEAIVETTGFAREELVGEHISVLLEAEDVARGKREIRRQLDEGTDDASTMEFSIRTAGGGAVPCDVRMTVLIEDGAFAGTIGVARDVSERERHRERAESARETYRSITSVLDDAEIGVIVLDDEFTVAWADETIEEYFGLSRAELVGHDKRNIVGDVSQRVADSETFAERVLASYEDNDTVERFECRVTEDEERTGRWLEHWSKPIETGQYAGGRVELYSDITEQKRSEGALLESEAEFASLVDAVEEYAIFRLDPEGRVVSWNEGASKIKGYDREEIVGEHFSRFYTADDRAERVPERNLATALKRGSVEDEGWRVRCDGTTFWANVTITAIFDGDGTHRGFLKVTRDMTDRREHEQQLQHERDLINRVLETSPVGIMVANPDGTTMRANDRLAEIFDRSVDTMEAYSAGQRDMYDATGEYIPLEDRPISRALETGEAVTGTEIWIEDAEGQPRWLSINAAPVTRDDGTVRHVVAAVTDITQLKVQAERIERQRDDLRTELDDLFERIDDAFYAVDTDWHVIYANEAFADLVDVSGPELLGTPIWDALPELEATACSDAAREAKRTRTTVECEAYYEPADAWLQVTVYPSETGQSVYLADITERVRSRNRLQRRAVQQAVIADLGQFAIETNDIDDLMHEATRQVADALEADYSKVLDLDSVADELRLRQGVGWQAGIVGTAAVSATDNSQAGYTLVSEEPVVVDDLESETRFRGPDLLTEHDVSSGISTIIGSADDPWGILGVHDTDHRSFTDEDVNFVQSVANILAETIERTEYRTELERTIDRLEDSNERLEQFAYAASHDLQEPLRMVSSYLQLIERRYGDDLDEDGEEFLEFAVDGAERMREMIDGLLQYSRIDTQGAPLEPVDAGEALEEALANLEVRVAETDAVITADPMPRVRADGSQLRQVFQNLIANALTYAGDAPPRVHISAECDESDWVISVRDEGIGIDPQETDQIFDVFNRAHSREEDTGTGIGLAICQRVLERHGGTIWVDSEPGEGATFSFALPAAADGGGGGDGDDDE
- a CDS encoding DUF7384 family protein: MPDQPNPARVVADADVLAADLLVGGAARDALDHVRRHSWIDLVASDELLAATESLVTALADADLARAHRDRLERERVRVEHPSEDHPALASAYRGNAAHLLSFDERLGSAKAGMTLQPRVAVSVRSPDAFATVFDAESLYEAVEGGTYPGPDLDPRA
- a CDS encoding HalOD1 output domain-containing protein; amino-acid sequence: MSSNHSPDDRIGYDPETDTYTVFHDWASEESPSEEVVEAVAAATGSTPESIPPLYEVVDPEALDQLFAPTGHGVSLRTGVIEFRFHGCDVTIATSGRTTVTVSESD
- a CDS encoding NAD(P)/FAD-dependent oxidoreductase; protein product: MTENVVVLGSGYAGAGAIKSLQSELDETARLTWISDTDYHLVLHESHRVVRDPSVRSDITIPVADIADPKTRFITDTVTGLDTEERIVELEDGKDVEYDYVLVALGSSTAYYGIPGLAEHSLTLKSLDDALEINERITEASRDATRGEPAQVVIGGAGLSGIQTAGEIAAFRDENRAPLDIHLVEALDEIFPGNDPEIQQALRDLLEEAGVTIHTDDPITEAEDGVIHFDEGDPLEYDVFVWTGGITGRQALDGTDLENQHNRVNAKANFRTSDERVFAIGDSAIVDQGSQPAPPTAQAAWQAAEVVGENIARAIDNRPLETWEYDDKGTVVSVGDEAVAHGVKRLPVDTFGGFPAKNLKKLIAARWIADLTSWNRARKAWSVL
- a CDS encoding small multi-drug export protein, giving the protein MDPIVFDVLSSLEGALSSLADGSVPVSDAVPDPVLVPGLAQAQLASVEGWARNLLDAASGPWQYALVFALAATPLLEILVVIPLGVALDLDPVGVAIVAFAGNVLPIYGIVLAADRVMAWLEGRRSSEPSKRRKRAVRIWNRYGLPGLALLSPVTTGVHLAAVLALSLGARGRDTLAWMTASIALWTVLITIASVVGRSAIEGAF
- a CDS encoding DUF3179 domain-containing protein, with the protein product MNVRQVIPRDAIPSIDDPRFGPDHRGPASDEAVVLETEDGSARAYPLRILDYHEVVNDEVSGAPVAVTWCPLCASAVVYDAVVDGRRLTFGVSGKLADDDLVLYDRETDSEWKQSSGVCIDGSLEEARLSPRASSLTTVERFSERYPDGRVLQPVPDAESEAASENDDPAPVDYDERPYAGYFASDEVGLAGLRGDGDGDSDGGRTWNRTDLEPKAVVLGIERAGDALGIPVPWVREAGGVLTASVGESEVVVLAGEAGIHAFEAPDFALEFGRAVDVDVDVDVDATGSSPLVGDGTTWDPVTGESEDGRRLEAVPAKRLFAFAWCDDHGQESLVDR